Proteins from one Dama dama isolate Ldn47 chromosome 12, ASM3311817v1, whole genome shotgun sequence genomic window:
- the LOC133065991 gene encoding ergosterol biosynthetic protein 28 homolog isoform X1, translating into MKKAWQKALSGWRGAMSRFLNVLRSWLVMVSIVAAGNSLQSFRDHTFLYEKLYTGKPDQVNGLQARTYGIWTLLSSVVRCLCAIDIHNKTLYYITLWTFFLAMGHFLCELFVFGTAAPTIGVMAPLMVASISILGMLVGLLHLEAEPGSRQKKRN; encoded by the exons ATGAAGAAAGCTTG gcaaaaagCCCTCTCAGGTTGGAGGGGAGCCATGAGCCGATTCCTGAACGTGTTACGAAGCTGGCTGGTGATGGTGTCCATCGTAGCCGCAGGGAACTCGCTACAGAGCTTCCGAGACCACACCTTTCTCTATGAAAAGCTTTATACCGGCAAGCCAGACCAGG TGAATGGCCTGCAAGCTCGGACCTATGGAATCTGGACGCTGCTCTCATCAGTGGTTCGCTGCCTCTGCGCCATCGACATTCACAACAAAAC GCTCTACTACATCACTCTCTGGACCTTCTTCCTCGCAATGGGGCACTTCCTCTGTGAGTTGTTTGTATTTGGGACTGCGGCTCCCACGATTGGTGTCATGGCACCCCTCATGGTAGCAA GTATCTCGATCCTGGGTATGCTAGTGGGGCTCCTGCACCTAGAAGCAGAACCAGGATCCAGACAGAAgaagagaaactga
- the LOC133065991 gene encoding ergosterol biosynthetic protein 28 homolog isoform X2 gives MSRFLNVLRSWLVMVSIVAAGNSLQSFRDHTFLYEKLYTGKPDQVNGLQARTYGIWTLLSSVVRCLCAIDIHNKTLYYITLWTFFLAMGHFLCELFVFGTAAPTIGVMAPLMVASISILGMLVGLLHLEAEPGSRQKKRN, from the exons ATGAGCCGATTCCTGAACGTGTTACGAAGCTGGCTGGTGATGGTGTCCATCGTAGCCGCAGGGAACTCGCTACAGAGCTTCCGAGACCACACCTTTCTCTATGAAAAGCTTTATACCGGCAAGCCAGACCAGG TGAATGGCCTGCAAGCTCGGACCTATGGAATCTGGACGCTGCTCTCATCAGTGGTTCGCTGCCTCTGCGCCATCGACATTCACAACAAAAC GCTCTACTACATCACTCTCTGGACCTTCTTCCTCGCAATGGGGCACTTCCTCTGTGAGTTGTTTGTATTTGGGACTGCGGCTCCCACGATTGGTGTCATGGCACCCCTCATGGTAGCAA GTATCTCGATCCTGGGTATGCTAGTGGGGCTCCTGCACCTAGAAGCAGAACCAGGATCCAGACAGAAgaagagaaactga